From a single Clostridium isatidis genomic region:
- the ytfJ gene encoding GerW family sporulation protein, with protein MGNEQHPIENLMRSTMENLKDMIDVNTVIGDSIQTSDGTCIVPISKVSFGFASGGSEFGTAAKYEVTKDSKHPFGGGSGAGVSVKPVAFLIVRKDTVRLLNVDHEHPYEKVLDSIPQILDNIKGMLNLDKKNQNKNTQETPSNLNDIDESDSSSNNLF; from the coding sequence ATGGGTAATGAACAACATCCAATTGAGAATTTAATGAGAAGTACTATGGAAAACTTAAAAGATATGATTGATGTTAATACTGTAATAGGTGACAGTATACAGACAAGTGATGGAACCTGTATAGTTCCAATTTCAAAAGTAAGTTTTGGTTTTGCTTCTGGTGGTTCAGAATTTGGAACAGCTGCAAAATATGAAGTAACAAAGGATTCTAAACATCCTTTTGGGGGGGGCTCTGGTGCAGGAGTAAGTGTTAAGCCAGTAGCATTTTTAATTGTTCGCAAAGATACAGTCAGACTTCTAAATGTAGATCATGAACATCCATATGAAAAAGTATTAGATTCAATCCCACAAATTTTAGATAATATAAAAGGAATGCTAAATTTAGATAAAAAAAATCAAAATAAAAACACTCAAGAAACCCCTTCAAATTTAAATGATATTGATGAAAGTGATTCTTCTTCAAATAATTTATTTTAA
- a CDS encoding DUF2953 domain-containing protein, translating into MKIILFFLLITIVLFLPIPFKIYISFEDNELIVKLYNKKIFTFGENLKKSSSNKTKKKEPKIKFYKNKKLSPKKLITKMKNSKFKPYLNFQGFLSFGLEDAALCAILYGISCNFTYILKVILSKFLNLKFFNMSIEPKFNTKTLFFNIRSIFYLSIANIIYILILILNSFEIIEGTLKKEEKLHG; encoded by the coding sequence ATGAAAATTATATTGTTTTTCTTGTTAATAACTATAGTATTATTTTTACCAATTCCTTTTAAAATATATATATCTTTTGAAGATAATGAATTAATAGTTAAATTATATAATAAAAAAATATTTACTTTCGGTGAAAATTTAAAGAAATCCTCATCTAACAAAACTAAGAAAAAAGAACCTAAAATTAAATTTTATAAAAATAAAAAACTTTCTCCTAAAAAATTAATAACTAAAATGAAAAATAGTAAATTTAAACCTTATTTAAATTTCCAAGGCTTCTTATCCTTTGGCTTAGAAGATGCAGCTCTTTGTGCAATTTTATATGGAATTTCTTGTAATTTTACTTATATTCTAAAAGTTATACTAAGTAAATTTCTTAACTTGAAATTTTTTAATATGTCAATAGAACCTAAATTTAACACAAAAACCTTATTTTTTAACATAAGAAGTATATTTTATCTAAGTATAGCAAATATTATATATATATTGATTTTAATACTAAACAGTTTTGAAATAATAGAGGGAACTCTTAAAAAGGAGGAAAAACTACATGGGTAA
- a CDS encoding sulfide/dihydroorotate dehydrogenase-like FAD/NAD-binding protein, with protein sequence MREYIDCIDAGTEYCPCHLAETNECILCSQLHGSKFCDCLNWNGVCIYHEFINNNSKAKEGRDTYSCKVVKKELFEENLLLIKFIVPHKLAVDLSKAGSYVFVRTNENIYFDVPISILEADIETDIVTIMIEIRGIKTKKLLEIEEDGEITIRAPYWNGVFGLKNINNQFNSNVLVIAKGIGMAPMIPIIRKLFLNNNQISLILDKTPYKENHVKEYLKEYDHNLIEEAVLIKGELTDEAKALIKKSVKNEGVKYIHIAGADILTVKIIEYLDEIEAKDVSLSCCNNTKMCCGEGICGSCTVRFAGRRVKRLCKLQTDPRNVFEGRRLI encoded by the coding sequence ATGAGAGAATATATAGATTGTATTGATGCTGGTACTGAGTATTGTCCTTGTCATCTTGCCGAGACAAATGAATGCATTCTTTGCTCCCAGCTTCATGGAAGTAAATTTTGCGATTGTTTAAATTGGAATGGGGTTTGTATATATCATGAATTCATTAATAATAATTCCAAGGCAAAGGAAGGGAGAGATACCTATAGTTGTAAGGTTGTAAAAAAGGAATTGTTTGAAGAAAATTTACTACTAATTAAATTTATTGTTCCTCATAAGCTTGCTGTAGACTTATCCAAGGCAGGCAGCTATGTATTCGTAAGAACAAATGAAAATATATATTTTGATGTGCCAATATCAATCTTAGAAGCTGATATAGAAACTGATATTGTAACAATAATGATTGAAATTAGAGGAATTAAGACTAAGAAATTATTAGAAATCGAAGAGGATGGAGAAATAACAATTAGAGCTCCTTATTGGAATGGGGTGTTTGGACTTAAAAATATAAACAATCAGTTTAATAGTAATGTTTTAGTTATTGCAAAGGGAATTGGAATGGCCCCGATGATACCTATAATACGCAAGCTATTTCTAAATAATAATCAAATATCTTTAATATTGGATAAGACCCCTTATAAGGAGAATCATGTAAAAGAGTATTTAAAAGAATATGACCATAATTTAATAGAAGAAGCAGTATTGATTAAAGGAGAATTAACAGATGAAGCAAAAGCCTTAATAAAAAAATCTGTTAAAAATGAAGGAGTTAAATATATTCATATAGCTGGAGCAGATATATTAACTGTGAAGATAATTGAGTATTTAGATGAAATAGAGGCTAAAGATGTTAGCTTATCCTGCTGCAATAATACTAAAATGTGTTGTGGTGAAGGCATATGTGGAAGTTGTACAGTTAGATTTGCTGGAAGAAGGGTAAAACGTCTTTGCAAGCTTCAAACAGATCCAAGAAATGTATTTGAAGGGAGAAGATTAATATGA
- a CDS encoding segregation/condensation protein A, with product MEMPKIKIANFEGPFDLLLHLIKKHEMDIYNIEINKITNQYIQYLDDMKTMDLEITSEFIVVAATLIEIKSKKLLPVFKEEEKVEEDLEKNLVEKLIEYKKFKNAALFLKEKYINTGEVYTKKPEIIKEIKFEKKEEDIFKNLTLFDLYNIYNKLLENFLNKQNNNNSIEEIEERIYLDKFKIEDKMEDLISRVSYEKIVRFKNIIELSSCKIETVVTFLALLELIKMRRVKAYQDINFGDILIEGRREVE from the coding sequence TTGGAAATGCCAAAAATAAAAATCGCAAATTTTGAAGGACCTTTTGATTTATTATTACATTTAATCAAAAAGCATGAAATGGATATTTATAATATTGAAATAAATAAGATTACAAATCAATACATTCAATATTTAGATGATATGAAAACTATGGATTTAGAAATCACTTCAGAATTTATTGTTGTTGCAGCTACTTTAATAGAGATAAAATCGAAAAAATTATTACCAGTATTCAAGGAAGAAGAGAAAGTTGAAGAGGATTTAGAAAAAAATCTTGTAGAAAAATTAATAGAATATAAAAAATTTAAAAATGCTGCTTTATTTTTAAAGGAAAAATATATTAATACAGGGGAAGTATATACTAAAAAACCTGAGATCATAAAAGAAATTAAATTTGAAAAAAAAGAAGAGGATATATTTAAAAATTTAACTCTATTTGATTTATATAATATATATAATAAGCTTTTAGAAAATTTCCTAAATAAACAAAATAATAACAATAGTATAGAAGAAATTGAAGAAAGGATATATTTGGACAAGTTTAAAATTGAAGATAAAATGGAAGATTTGATAAGTAGAGTTAGTTACGAAAAGATCGTAAGATTTAAAAATATAATAGAACTTTCAAGTTGCAAAATTGAAACAGTTGTTACTTTTTTAGCCCTATTAGAGCTAATCAAAATGAGAAGAGTAAAAGCCTATCAGGATATCAATTTTGGGGATATATTAATTGAAGGGAGAAGGGAAGTTGAATAA
- a CDS encoding tyrosine-type recombinase/integrase codes for MKEIVNDYKEALLKSHKSENTVYAYVTDVNLYVKYLTSKNLNINETDNLSVSSYIQYLLGQGKSERSINRIVISLRSFYNYLKDQEVVDEIPKIYYKNTSTSKKLPVILTVEEVDKIIKVIDKDSNKGIRDNALLELMYATGMKVSEIIGIKVEHVNLELSFVKCYDNKNYERLIPIGRSAVRALEDYLKIREQIASAGVDNLFVNLNGNNLTRQGVWRIVKEYAHKAGIKKEVNLNTFRHSFAVHLLQNGANVRAVQKLLGNQVLTYMDTYYEIINNDKINIVYKNSHPRA; via the coding sequence ATGAAGGAAATTGTGAATGATTACAAGGAAGCATTACTCAAAAGTCATAAAAGTGAGAATACCGTATATGCATATGTAACTGATGTGAACTTATATGTAAAATATTTAACTAGTAAGAATTTGAACATTAATGAAACAGATAATTTATCAGTTTCATCTTATATTCAATATTTGCTAGGCCAAGGGAAATCAGAAAGATCAATTAACAGAATAGTGATAAGTTTAAGAAGTTTTTACAATTATTTAAAGGATCAAGAAGTAGTAGATGAGATACCTAAGATATATTATAAAAATACATCAACCTCAAAAAAACTTCCGGTTATTTTAACTGTTGAGGAAGTAGATAAAATAATAAAAGTAATTGACAAAGATTCAAATAAAGGAATTCGTGATAATGCCTTACTTGAACTCATGTATGCAACAGGAATGAAAGTCTCTGAAATCATAGGAATAAAGGTTGAACATGTAAATTTAGAATTAAGCTTTGTAAAATGTTATGATAATAAAAACTATGAAAGACTGATACCTATAGGAAGAAGTGCAGTAAGAGCTTTAGAAGATTATTTGAAAATTAGAGAGCAAATTGCCTCAGCAGGTGTGGATAACCTTTTTGTTAATTTGAATGGTAACAATTTAACTAGACAAGGAGTTTGGAGAATTGTAAAGGAGTATGCTCATAAGGCAGGAATAAAAAAGGAAGTTAATTTAAATACATTCAGACATTCTTTTGCAGTACATTTATTGCAAAATGGTGCGAATGTTAGAGCAGTGCAAAAGTTACTTGGTAATCAGGTTTTAACTTATATGGATACTTACTATGAAATAATAAATAATGATAAAATAAACATAGTATATAAAAACTCCCATCCTAGAGCATAA
- the spoIIM gene encoding stage II sporulation protein M, translating to MDIIRKINSNFRDNKIFYLLVVSLFFVGILLGSYTIKYMDGVDADSLSKYFTEFIKSLNLQKVENKELLLSIIKNNIIIILLIIALGFTKFGAPIILIIDFIKGFTLGYTFSFLLTTFDGKGLWIALVSTVPQNIFYIPFFIGISIISLELSFTKFKSKFISGQGTKIRLESLTMKYGFFLILFSIGVFIECYMSPGLIKFILTKVYKLT from the coding sequence TCAAACTTTAGAGACAATAAAATTTTTTATTTACTAGTAGTTTCATTATTCTTTGTAGGTATATTACTGGGCTCATATACCATAAAATATATGGATGGAGTAGATGCAGATAGTTTATCAAAATATTTTACTGAGTTTATTAAGAGCTTAAATCTTCAAAAGGTAGAAAATAAGGAACTTCTATTAAGTATTATAAAAAACAACATTATAATTATTTTGCTTATCATAGCCTTGGGATTTACTAAATTTGGAGCGCCAATAATTTTAATTATTGATTTTATTAAGGGTTTTACTCTGGGATATACTTTTAGCTTTCTGTTAACGACCTTTGATGGAAAGGGATTATGGATAGCTTTAGTTTCAACTGTTCCACAAAATATTTTTTATATACCATTTTTTATTGGAATTAGCATAATTTCTTTGGAATTATCTTTTACGAAATTTAAATCAAAATTTATTAGTGGACAAGGAACTAAAATAAGACTAGAGTCTTTAACGATGAAATATGGATTTTTTCTAATTCTCTTTTCAATAGGAGTATTCATTGAGTGCTACATGAGTCCAGGATTGATAAAATTTATCTTAACAAAAGTTTATAAATTAACCTAA
- a CDS encoding pyrimidine-nucleoside phosphorylase, with product MRMYDIILKKRKGIELTKEEIEFFVNGYTNGEIPDYQASALLMAIFFNKMSKEETKNLTMAMVNSGDKIDLSSIKGVKVDKHSTGGVGDKTSICLTPLVASLGVPVAKMSGRGLGHTGGTIDKLESFKGFSVELTEEEFIKNSNEVGVCIVGQSANLVPADKKLYALRDVTATVEDISLIASSIMSKKIASGADAIVLDVKVGEGAFMKTPEQAKELAREMVDIGNSLGRKTIAVISDMDQPLGNAVGNALEVKEAIELLKGNGPKDLLELTLTLGSNMLVCANKASSFEEGKALLEENIKNGKGLEKLKEFVKAQGGDASYIDDLDKFPKAKHIVEVRALEDGVISKIHAEQVGIIAMKIGAGRETKESIIDLAVGIVFNKKRGDKVKKGDVLAYIHSNNENNIEEAKSELLKNVIISDTLGKETPLIYDIVK from the coding sequence ATGAGAATGTATGACATAATATTAAAAAAAAGGAAGGGTATAGAATTAACTAAGGAGGAAATCGAATTTTTTGTTAATGGATACACTAATGGAGAAATACCTGATTATCAAGCTTCTGCATTATTGATGGCCATCTTTTTTAATAAAATGTCAAAAGAAGAAACAAAAAATCTTACAATGGCAATGGTGAATTCAGGAGACAAAATAGATTTATCATCTATTAAAGGTGTCAAAGTAGATAAACATTCAACTGGAGGAGTTGGTGATAAAACCAGTATTTGTTTAACACCTTTAGTTGCATCATTAGGAGTTCCAGTTGCTAAGATGTCAGGAAGAGGTCTTGGACATACAGGTGGAACAATTGACAAATTAGAATCATTTAAAGGTTTTTCAGTAGAACTAACAGAAGAAGAGTTTATAAAGAATTCAAATGAAGTTGGTGTTTGTATAGTAGGTCAAAGTGCGAATTTAGTACCTGCTGATAAAAAGTTGTATGCACTTAGAGATGTAACTGCAACTGTTGAAGATATATCTCTTATTGCTTCTAGTATTATGAGTAAAAAAATTGCTTCTGGTGCTGATGCTATAGTTCTTGATGTTAAAGTTGGAGAAGGAGCATTTATGAAAACTCCTGAGCAAGCAAAAGAACTTGCAAGGGAAATGGTTGATATAGGTAATTCTCTTGGAAGAAAAACAATAGCTGTAATTTCTGATATGGATCAACCTTTAGGAAATGCAGTCGGAAATGCTCTAGAAGTAAAAGAAGCAATAGAGCTGCTTAAAGGAAATGGTCCTAAGGATTTATTAGAGCTTACTTTAACATTGGGAAGTAATATGTTAGTTTGTGCTAATAAGGCTAGTAGTTTTGAAGAGGGTAAAGCTTTACTAGAAGAAAACATAAAGAATGGGAAAGGTCTTGAAAAATTAAAAGAATTTGTTAAAGCACAGGGAGGAGACGCTTCTTATATTGACGACTTAGATAAATTCCCTAAGGCTAAACATATCGTTGAAGTTAGAGCGTTAGAAGATGGGGTCATTTCTAAAATCCATGCAGAACAAGTTGGAATAATTGCTATGAAGATTGGTGCTGGAAGAGAAACAAAAGAAAGCATAATAGATTTAGCAGTTGGAATAGTGTTTAATAAGAAAAGAGGAGATAAAGTTAAAAAAGGTGATGTATTAGCTTACATTCACAGTAATAATGAAAATAATATAGAAGAAGCTAAGAGTGAATTATTAAAGAATGTAATAATTTCAGACACTTTAGGAAAGGAAACTCCTTTAATTTATGATATAGTTAAGTAA
- the scpB gene encoding SMC-Scp complex subunit ScpB produces the protein MNNIEAKQFEFEELSLKPKIKSAIESLLFVSGDPLTLKDLSNALEVPNKYLKEVLDEMIREYDEDESRGIKIILINEEFQFVTKEKNSDYIQNLLKKNKRQSLSQASLESLAIIAYKQPITRIDIDEIRGVKSESAIQRLVEKELIKEVGRLDVPGRPILYGTTEEFLRQFGLKELRDLPDLENFEEELSNGEIVKEIEEG, from the coding sequence TTGAATAATATAGAAGCAAAACAATTTGAATTTGAAGAACTTTCATTAAAACCTAAAATAAAGTCTGCAATTGAATCTTTATTATTTGTTAGTGGAGATCCATTAACACTAAAGGATTTAAGCAATGCTCTTGAAGTACCTAATAAGTATTTAAAAGAAGTACTAGATGAAATGATAAGAGAATATGATGAAGATGAAAGCAGAGGAATAAAAATAATATTAATAAACGAAGAATTTCAATTTGTTACAAAAGAAAAAAATAGTGATTATATTCAGAATTTATTAAAGAAGAATAAACGTCAATCTTTGTCTCAAGCTTCCTTGGAAAGTTTGGCAATAATAGCTTATAAGCAGCCAATAACAAGAATTGATATTGATGAAATTAGGGGGGTAAAATCCGAAAGTGCAATACAAAGGTTAGTGGAAAAAGAGTTGATAAAAGAAGTTGGAAGATTAGATGTACCAGGAAGACCAATATTATATGGTACAACAGAAGAATTTTTAAGACAATTTGGTTTAAAGGAATTAAGAGATCTTCCAGATTTAGAAAATTTTGAAGAAGAATTAAGTAATGGCGAAATTGTTAAGGAAATAGAAGAAGGCTAA
- a CDS encoding D-alanyl-D-alanine carboxypeptidase family protein — protein sequence MNKKLINKIITLILTFNIVNAIPANAIINFNDESFEDILDYSYSLTNEEPSTEGGINVDAKSALLMEPVTGKIIYEKNIDEKFAPASVTKIMTMLLTMEAIDSGKISLQDKVTCSENAKKMGGSTMLLDTGEIRTVEELLKGVAIASGNDASVALAEYLAGTEESFVEMMNKRAQELGMTNTTFKNCNGLPADGHLSTARDIAIMSNELLKHPTVLKYTGTYMETISEGRKSPIELVNHNKLVRFFEGCDGLKTGFTQEAKYCISATATRNGVRMLAVIMGAPTYKVRNRDASMLMNYGFSKFEGKTLFTKDQDVDTIYLNKQTDKYIVAKAKDDLVAIVPKGTDKEIEQRITLNEPKKEYKAGDIIGKCEVYLGDEKIGEVELYSDRDIKIGGFLENLKFNLKSMFKKGI from the coding sequence ATGAATAAAAAATTAATAAATAAAATTATTACTTTGATTTTAACTTTTAATATTGTAAATGCAATTCCTGCAAATGCAATAATTAATTTTAATGATGAATCTTTTGAAGATATTTTAGATTATTCCTATAGCCTAACAAATGAGGAGCCTTCAACTGAAGGAGGAATAAATGTTGATGCAAAATCAGCTTTGTTAATGGAGCCTGTAACAGGAAAAATTATTTATGAAAAAAATATAGATGAAAAATTTGCTCCAGCATCTGTTACAAAGATAATGACTATGCTTTTAACTATGGAAGCCATAGATAGTGGAAAAATATCTTTGCAAGATAAAGTAACCTGTAGTGAAAATGCAAAAAAAATGGGAGGCAGCACCATGCTTTTGGATACAGGTGAAATTAGAACAGTTGAGGAATTATTAAAAGGTGTTGCCATAGCATCTGGTAATGATGCTTCAGTTGCTTTAGCAGAGTATTTAGCTGGTACAGAAGAGTCCTTTGTAGAAATGATGAATAAAAGAGCACAAGAGCTAGGAATGACAAATACAACTTTTAAAAATTGTAATGGTCTTCCAGCAGATGGTCATCTTTCTACAGCAAGAGATATTGCAATAATGTCAAATGAATTATTAAAACATCCTACAGTATTAAAATATACGGGTACATATATGGAAACTATATCTGAAGGTCGAAAATCACCTATTGAACTTGTAAATCATAATAAGCTAGTTAGATTCTTTGAAGGATGTGATGGATTAAAAACTGGATTCACTCAAGAAGCTAAATATTGTATTTCTGCCACAGCAACAAGAAATGGAGTTAGAATGTTAGCAGTAATTATGGGGGCTCCTACATATAAAGTTAGGAATAGAGATGCAAGTATGCTAATGAATTATGGATTTTCTAAATTTGAAGGAAAAACATTATTTACTAAAGACCAAGATGTAGATACTATTTACTTAAATAAGCAAACAGATAAATATATAGTGGCTAAAGCCAAGGATGATCTTGTGGCAATAGTACCTAAAGGCACAGATAAAGAAATAGAACAAAGAATAACTTTAAATGAACCTAAAAAAGAATATAAAGCAGGAGATATTATAGGTAAATGTGAAGTGTATCTTGGTGATGAGAAAATTGGAGAGGTAGAATTATATTCAGATAGAGATATTAAGATTGGTGGTTTCTTAGAAAACTTAAAGTTTAACTTAAAGAGTATGTTCAAAAAAGGAATTTAG
- a CDS encoding D-alanyl-D-alanine carboxypeptidase family protein: MSKIKKYLFLIILILLPLIFNIYTISPLAVELTFKERIIDTTKPLRVSARNAIAFDSKTKEVLWNQNGYEIVPMASTTKILTAIVAINYGNLDQKIVISKNAASIRGSVVGYKAGEEITIRELLFGLMFRSGNDAAIAIAEGIAGSVEAFSNVMNDYAKSLGVLDSHFESPHGLDSPKHYSSAYDLALLTAKGMEYDIFREIVGEKVISKEKYNFTRDYQNINKILYRIPSANGVKTGYTGGAGKCLVSSFKHNDRNIIIVVLNCPNRWNETEKIYNYIIENQKFEDTANSNTIEKEEIAGLGKLIDDKEFTYGYKEININVIEVDNFFKKKI, from the coding sequence ATGAGCAAAATAAAAAAATATCTTTTTTTGATAATATTAATATTATTGCCATTAATCTTTAATATATATACAATTAGTCCTTTAGCAGTTGAACTTACTTTTAAAGAGAGGATTATAGATACAACAAAACCCCTTAGAGTTTCTGCTAGAAATGCAATTGCCTTTGATTCAAAAACAAAAGAAGTATTATGGAATCAAAATGGTTATGAAATTGTGCCAATGGCAAGTACTACAAAAATTCTAACGGCGATTGTGGCAATAAATTACGGAAATTTAGATCAAAAGATAGTAATAAGCAAGAATGCAGCATCAATTAGAGGATCAGTTGTTGGTTATAAGGCTGGAGAAGAGATAACTATTAGAGAACTACTATTTGGACTAATGTTTAGATCAGGAAATGATGCTGCAATAGCTATTGCTGAAGGAATTGCAGGTTCTGTAGAAGCTTTTTCTAATGTAATGAATGATTATGCTAAAAGTTTAGGAGTATTAGATTCACATTTTGAATCTCCTCACGGACTTGATAGTCCAAAACATTATTCATCAGCTTATGATTTAGCCTTGTTAACTGCAAAAGGTATGGAATATGATATTTTTAGAGAAATAGTTGGTGAAAAGGTAATTAGTAAAGAAAAATATAATTTTACAAGAGATTATCAAAATATTAATAAGATCTTATATAGAATACCAAGCGCAAATGGTGTTAAAACTGGCTATACAGGAGGGGCGGGAAAATGTTTAGTATCTTCTTTTAAACATAATGATAGAAATATAATTATTGTAGTATTAAATTGTCCAAATAGATGGAATGAAACCGAGAAAATATATAATTATATAATAGAAAATCAAAAATTTGAAGATACTGCAAATTCAAATACTATTGAAAAAGAAGAAATTGCTGGTTTAGGAAAATTGATTGATGACAAAGAATTTACTTATGGCTATAAAGAAATAAATATTAATGTTATAGAGGTTGATAATTTCTTTAAAAAAAAAATATAA